One Candidatus Peregrinibacteria bacterium DNA window includes the following coding sequences:
- a CDS encoding aminotransferase class I/II-fold pyridoxal phosphate-dependent enzyme, with the protein MKENINIALSPNSTAKDVKEAAKQLFLPWKWLAWRSGRNISKLESEFCGYFKVPYAFALNSGRESLYAILQALKFAKGDEIILQSFTCMVVVNSIVWNGLKPVYVDIDASDYNMNPDEFEKKITKRTKVVMVQHTFGVPANMKKIQEICKRRKLILIEDCAHAMGAKSNGKYVGTIGDIGFFSLGRSKVISCVSGGMIVTKNEKYAGAIKEILKSSEYPRNLVTAKNLFHPIAMECIKKLYNKGVLGKVLLVGLQKLKLLTMEVEKSEKSGEFKCPYPLRMSNALSALALYQFTKLDQFNTHRRNLAQKYYNKLKSKKGIKVIDPNKYKGAIFLRYPVLMPTRKDMDAILRKAKKSSIILGDWYASPIAPPTCAMEKTFYNDGDCKVTEDICSRVVNLPTYNTLDLKQAEKILKLF; encoded by the coding sequence ATGAAAGAAAATATAAATATAGCATTGTCACCGAATTCTACTGCCAAGGACGTGAAAGAAGCGGCTAAGCAGTTATTTCTTCCATGGAAATGGTTGGCGTGGCGGAGTGGTCGAAATATTTCAAAACTTGAATCAGAGTTCTGTGGATATTTTAAGGTGCCATATGCATTTGCGCTTAATTCTGGGCGTGAGTCTCTTTATGCAATTTTGCAGGCGCTAAAATTTGCAAAGGGAGATGAAATTATTTTGCAGAGTTTCACATGTATGGTCGTTGTAAATTCTATTGTTTGGAATGGGTTAAAGCCTGTTTATGTCGATATTGATGCGAGTGATTATAATATGAATCCGGATGAATTTGAAAAGAAAATTACGAAACGTACAAAAGTTGTAATGGTGCAGCATACTTTCGGTGTGCCTGCGAATATGAAGAAAATTCAGGAGATTTGCAAAAGACGAAAATTGATTTTGATAGAGGACTGCGCTCATGCGATGGGTGCGAAATCAAACGGTAAATATGTTGGGACTATTGGAGATATAGGTTTTTTTAGCCTTGGTCGTTCAAAGGTGATTTCATGTGTTAGCGGTGGAATGATAGTAACAAAAAATGAGAAATATGCGGGAGCGATTAAGGAAATTTTGAAATCTTCGGAATATCCGAGGAACTTAGTGACTGCTAAAAATTTATTTCATCCTATCGCAATGGAGTGTATAAAAAAGTTGTACAACAAGGGTGTTTTAGGTAAGGTTCTATTGGTTGGTTTGCAGAAGCTTAAGCTGCTAACTATGGAAGTTGAAAAGAGTGAGAAGAGTGGTGAATTTAAATGTCCATATCCACTCCGAATGAGTAACGCATTGTCAGCGCTCGCTCTCTATCAATTTACAAAGCTAGATCAATTTAATACTCATCGTCGAAATTTAGCACAGAAATATTACAATAAACTTAAATCTAAAAAAGGAATTAAAGTGATTGATCCTAATAAATATAAAGGTGCGATATTTTTGAGATATCCGGTTTTAATGCCAACAAGAAAAGATATGGATGCGATATTACGTAAAGCAAAAAAATCCTCGATTATTCTTGGAGATTGGTATGCGTCGCCTATTGCACCGCCGACATGTGCGATGGAAAAAACTTTTTACAATGATGGGGATTGTAAGGTCACGGAGGATATATGTTCTAGGGTTGTAAATTTGCCGAC